In the genome of Anabaena cylindrica PCC 7122, the window TAGCATCAGGCTTGGTTCTGAGGGAACACCAGAAAATAAATTATCTAATCTTGCGGGATGGGCATACTTCGACTACCAATTAGAGATTAAGCGCAATCCTCTTACCATTGCCTATAACCAGCAAAGTGATACATTTTTTCCCCAATAGTGAAATTTTTGAAGTTTTAATATCTTAATCTAAAAATAATATTTATTGTATAGTAAATCACAAAAAAATCATGTTGTGGCAATTCCCAAGCTCATGAAATACACCCCACCCGCGCTGTCGCGCACCGTAGCCCCTTACCAAGGGGAGGGTTGGGGAGGGGTAATTTTGTATCTAAACTAGAGTGGGAAAGGCTATATTTGGGGATTGGGGACTGAAAACTAGGTAATATTTGCCATTTCCCTATCTCCCCACACTTCCAAATCTCTGTTAAGCTGTGGGTTTTTTTGGTATTTGAGCGAATTTATCTAGGTAAACTTGCACGGCCATTTCAGAATCTTCACGACTAGCCAAAGTTCGTTTGACTTCACCTAAATACAGCGGTACTGTAATTCCTGGTTCTGGGTGGATAACGGTACGGGCGCGAATGGTCAATTGGTTGTTTCCTCTGCTACCCAAACGACCAAAAGAATACAGATTACTAGCTGCTTGACGCAAAGTTGCTTCTAATTGTGTAGGGGTAATCTGGGGTGAAGTCGCAATTACCGCTTCGCTAGAACCATTGTCATAAACTAGGGTGTATTTTACTGCACCGGGGATAACTGTGCGACTCAGAGGGACTAAAGACAGTGAAAATAACCCAGCAGTCAGCACGATCATAAAGCCAGTTGCACCCACCAGCCGAAAGCGAAAGCCCCATTTGACGATAAAAGCTAGAATTGTGAAGACTGCAAAGGCTATCGTCGCAATACCTGACCATTGTGTATATTGCAGGAAATCAGATGTGGTGAACATAGGGTTTTAATTACGGACATACCCATTTTACTGGTTGGTGCGATCGCTGCGTTGACTCATGCGATCGCAGTAAACTTACGCCCCTACAGACTCCTTCGCTGCATACAATACCTCAGCCGAGATATCTTTAAAGCCACGTTCACGGGCAAATTTTTCAGTATTTCGCTTTACTTTTCCGCGCACAAAACCAGGAATCTTATTTAATTCTGCTTGTCCATCTTTTGTCCAATTTAAACCGGATTCTGCGGAAATTCCTTTGGTAATTACTTCTTTTGTATCGTGTCCACCAAAGATTTCTAATAAGTGATCTTCCATTCCCAAAGTAAAGGAATTGTAGATTAAATCAGTGATTTGATTTGTGCCTTCATAACCCATAAATGGTTTGTAACCAATGGGGAAATTTTGGACGTGGATAGGTGCTGCAATCACACCGCAAGGAATATCCAAACGTTTACCAACGTGGCGTTCCATCTGTGTACCAAATATAGCAGAAGGTTCAACGCGAGCGATCGCATCCCCAATTTCTCCATGATCGTCTGTAATCAATACCTCATCGCAATATTCGCTCACCTGTTCTCTAAACCAGTCAGCATCATACTTGCAATAAGTACCAGCCCAAACCACATGAATCCCCATTTCCCGTGACAAAA includes:
- a CDS encoding Ycf51 family protein gives rise to the protein MFTTSDFLQYTQWSGIATIAFAVFTILAFIVKWGFRFRLVGATGFMIVLTAGLFSLSLVPLSRTVIPGAVKYTLVYDNGSSEAVIATSPQITPTQLEATLRQAASNLYSFGRLGSRGNNQLTIRARTVIHPEPGITVPLYLGEVKRTLASREDSEMAVQVYLDKFAQIPKKPTA